A single region of the Triticum dicoccoides isolate Atlit2015 ecotype Zavitan chromosome 2B, WEW_v2.0, whole genome shotgun sequence genome encodes:
- the LOC119366335 gene encoding uncharacterized protein LOC119366335: MVLPAIPDELLVDIFLRLPAPGDLIRASAACASFRRLVADRSFLRRFRKIHPPPLLGFLYPGQHRFHPAVRPHPSAPAASAVALAADFSFAFLPAPARNWSVREVRDGRVLLDRSRRHDSGDGLEALFKQMVVCDPLHRLYLLLPPIPDDLAASVVDQFLIEGHCFAETFLVPPGNGDEEAAAATEEEGTSFRVIWMVLLQAKLVAAVFSSGTGKWRAFSSKLLPGFVVSRHYAHGCFYWVSGSTEKLLVLDIQRMKFSMADHPPCARHSGDDVAIVEAGQGMIRMLVPKPDTSRLKYNVWRNNAGISTQWQMEKRTFSLDSGSLLTGAVGRHLLLYQCGSSLVKSGGFTLDVDTLQCERVCASLPKPSHIYCNFPPLLAAPTVSSAKPHAGVRGEGDAVRVPELREADPGGVEAHVLAAAAQAPNPLFVGSNDAEAGCGGRGGGAGAGAGAGAPEGAGAGGVAREGVQGGEGPAGTRVSRRTTAAKGNKSFSWRGCLPFWM, from the exons ATGGTCTTGCCGGCGATCCCCGACGAGCTCCTGGTAGACATCTTCCTCCGCCTCCCCGCCCCAGGTGACCTCATCCGCGCCTCCGCCGCCTGCGCCTCCttccgccgcctcgtcgccgaccGCTCCTTCCTCCGGCGCTTCCGCAAGATCCACCCCCCGCCCCTCCTCGGCTTCCTCTACCCAGGGCAGCACCGCTTCCACCCCGCCGTCCGGCCTCACCCCTCCGCACCGGCGGCCAGCGCCGTCGCCCTCGCGGCCGACTTCTCCTTCGCCTTCCTCCCCGCCCCCGCCCGGAACTGGTCCGTGCGGGAAGTCCGCGACGGCCGCGTCCTCCTCGACAGATCCCGCCGCCACGACTCCGGTGATGGATTGGAAGCCCTCTTCAAGCAGATGGTGGTGTGCGACCCCTTGCACCGGCTGTATCTCCTGCTCCCCCCAATCCCCGATGACCTAGCCGCTTCGGTCGTGGACCAATTCCTGATAGAAGGGCATTGCTTCGCCGAGACCTTCCTCGTCCCTCCCGGCAACGGCGACGAGGAGGCAGCAGCTGCCACGGAGGAGGAGGGGACATCATTCCGGGTGATCTGGATGGTGCTGCTTCAAGCTAAGCTAGTGGCCGCTGTCTTCTCTTCCGGCACAGGGAAATGGCGAGCCTTTTCAAGCAAGCTGTTGCCGGGCTTCGTCGTGTCGCGCCATTACGCCCATGGCTGCTTCTACTGGGTTTCAGGTTCAACTGAAAAATTGCTGGTGCTTGACATTCAGAGGATGAAGTTCTCCATGGCCGACCACCCGCCCTGTGCCAGACATTCGGGCGATGATGTGGCCATTGTGGAGGCAGGCCAAGGCATGATCCGGATGTTGGTGCCTAAACCCGACACATCTCGCCTTAAGTACAACGTTTGGCGAAACAATGCTGGGATTTCTACCCAGTGGCAGATGGAGAAGAGGACATTCTCGCTGGATTCTGGGTCCTTGCTCACGGGCGCGGTGGGGAGGCACCTGCTCCTATATCAGTGTGGAAGCTCGTTGGTCAAGTCAGGTGGTTTCACGCTGGACGTCGACACATTGCAGTGTGAGAGGGTGTGCGCTTCTTTGCCCAAACCGTCTCACATATATTGCAACTTCCCACCGTTATTGGCGGCGCCGACAGTGTCAAGTG CCAAACCCCACGCTGGCGTCCGGGGAGAGGGGGACGCCGTGCGGGTGCCTGAACTACGAGAAGCCGACCCTGGAGGCGTGGAAGCGCACGTCCTCGCAGCGGCCGCTCAAGCTCCAAACCCCTTGTTCGTCGGCAGCAACGATGCCGAGGCGGGTTGTGgtgggcgaggaggaggcgctggGGCTGGTGCAGGGGCTGGAGCTCCGGAGGGTGCAGGGGCGGGTGGCGTAGCTCGAGAGGGCGTGCAAGGAGGCGAGGGGCCTGCCGGTACCAGGGTGTCGAGGAGGACGACTGCGGCCAAGGGCAACAAGTCCTTCAGCTGGAGGGGCTGCTTGCCTTTTTGGATGTGA
- the LOC119366336 gene encoding pentatricopeptide repeat-containing protein At4g01990, mitochondrial-like, with protein sequence MLRTAATAALRRVSPPASQVPAGFVHAECRQGPILRAAWLPLYRRLSKLPPAACVAPELDRWLRERQPLSQHQLLSYVRKLRNFSDHVVCLQLIDWMEARGACLLTGDHALRLDLVCKMNGLEAAEEYFSSLPDMHKSVKTYSSLLNCYAEHKPEKGLELYEKMRTMNIVPSTLVYQNLMSLYLKAGQPEKVLRTFEEMRGNGIRTDNFTYCILTEGHIMLNGPESTEKFLEDFEKSIPVHWSMYTVLANNYNKVGQFDKAELALKKAEEVMDKGEMFAWHNLLSLYASSGNLSEVKRLWVSLKLALRICSNRSYLVMLSSLKKLDDFDSMQQVFREWELTQQSFDMRIPNVMIQAYLAKDMTDEAEALRQAAMAQGRSNPVTFYIFAESYLEKSRIEAALQVWRDAEKIVNTPNWAPRPELVKRFLKHFEEAKDVDGMESFCSCLEKLECLDADARDALSRTYVAAGRTNPSINGRRPG encoded by the exons ATGCTGCGGACGGCGGCCACGGCGGCGTTGCGGCGCGTCTCGCCGCCGGCCTCGCAGGTTCCGGCAGGATTCGTGCACGCGGAGTGTCGCCAGGGCCCGATACTGCGGGCGGCGTGGCTCCCCCTGTACAGACGACTGTCGAAGCTGCCCCCGGCGGCGTGCGTGGCGCCGGAGCTCGACCGGTGGCTCCGCGAGAGACAACCGCTCTCCCAGCACCAGCTCCTCTCCTACGTCCGCAAGCTCCGCAACTTCAG TGACCATGTTGTATGTTTGCAGCTGATAGACTGGATGGAAGCTCGTGGGGCATGCTTGCTTACTGGGGATCATGCGCTGCGGCTTGACCTTGTATGCAAAATGAATGGGCTAGAAGCTGCCGAAGAATACTTCTCAAGTCTTCCGGATATGCATAAATCAGTGAAAACATATTCCTCTCTGCTTAACTGCTATGCAGAACACAAGCCAGAGAAAGGTCTGGAACTGTATGAAAAGATGAGAACCATGAACATCGTTCCGAGTACACTGGTGTACCAGAATTTGATGTCCTTGTACCTGAAGGCAGGCCAGCCAGAGAAAGTCCTCAGAACATTTGAAGAAATGCGAGGAAATGGCATACGAACAGATAATTTTACATACTGCATCCTGACAGAAGGCCATATTATGCTTAATGGCCCAGAATCCACCGAGAAGTTCCTGGAAGATTTCGAGAAGTCAATTCCGGTTCACTGGTCCATGTACACTGTGCTGGCTAACAACTACAATAAAGTGGGGCAGTTTGACAAGGCGGAATTAGCCCTAAAGAAAGCTGAGGAAGTCATGGACAAGGGTGAGATGTTTGCTTGGCATAATCTTCTCTCCCTCTATGCCAGTTCCGGCAATTTGTCCGAGGTCAAGAGGCTTTGGGTATCTCTGAAGTTAGCATTGAGGATATGTTCAAACAGAAGTTACCTAGTGATGCTTTCATCTCTGAAAAAGCTAGACGATTTCGACTCCATGCAGCAGGTCTTCCGGGAGTGGGAACTCACTCAACAGAGCTTTGATATGAGGATACCAAACGTGATGATTCAAGCTTACCTTGCCAAGGACATGACAGACGAAGCCGAGGCTCTCCGCCAGGCAGCCATGGCCCAAGGCCGTTCCAATCCTGTGACCTTCTACATATTCGCTGAGTCCTATCTGGAGAAATCCAGGATCGAAGCAGCGCTCCAGGTCTGGAGGGACGCAGAGAAGATAGTCAACACCCCAAACTGGGCACCGCGGCCAGAGCTCGTGAAGAGATTTCTGAAGCATTTCGAGGAGGCGAAGGATGTGGACGGGATGGAGTCGTTCTGCTCGTGCCTTGAGAAGCTGGAGTGCCTCGACGCAGATGCTCGGGACGCCCTGTCCCGGACCTATGTAGCTGCCGGCAGAACAAATCCCTCTATCAACGGAAGAAGACCAGGTTGA